Within Sporosarcina sp. PTS2304, the genomic segment AACGGATCGACGATATCTTTTGTGATCGTCTTGGCCACCCCTGTAAATGTCATAGCACCGACAAAGTTCATAACCGCCGCCATCATAACGGCTGTGCGCGGTTTTAAAGCACGGGTCGAGACAGATGTGGCAATTGCGTTCGCTGTATCGTGAAATCCATTGATGAAGTCGAATGCTAAAGCGAACACGACCACGAGAATGGTCAATAGAAGAATCGTATCCATCAATCAGTGCTCCTTATGCGTTGCGCATGATGATTGTTTCGATATTATTTGCGACGTCCTGACAATAATCTGCGATATCTTCCAGCAACTCATACAAATCTTTTAGCTGAATGATACGAATAGGATCTTTTTCATTTAAAAATAATTGTTTAATCGATGTGCGCAACACTTCATCGCAAATACGCTCATATTCCTTTATTTGCACAGCATGCGTACGCATCTCGACTAGTTTTTTCTTCGTTAATAACTCCATGGCCGCAACGATTTCATCGGTACTTTTCATAATATTTTCGATAAACGTCTGCATGTATTCATCTATTTCAATGAAAGAAAACATTTCCAGATTGGCAAAATAATGTTCGATACCGTCCAAAATATCATCCATTGTAATAGCGATTTCCAAAATATCTTCTCGTTCGATAGGTGTGATAAACGACGCATTCAGTTTCGTAATCAGTTCATGAATCAATGTATCACCGGACGTTTCATATGCTTTCATGCGCGTGCTGACTTCCTGCAAATCAGCGATGCTTTCTACTTTACAGTCATTGGCATAATGCATCGATTGTTGAACGTGCAGAGCGATATCTAATAAGGCAGTGAAAAAAGGATCTGTTTTACGTTGACCTAACATGTAGCTACCTCCATCTATTATTGGCATCAATCGTTTATCCATCATACCAAAAGAAATACGTAAAAGGATAGCGAATGGTGTGAGGAATTGACTTTATATAAGAAGAAGTTTTGTATACAGAAATTAATTCGTGCTAGAATGAATGAATTATTAATAGAAATGAGTTTTGTCCACATGGAAAATCAATTACAAAAGAGTGTGCCGTTGCCGACGGTTTGGCTTGTCATGTTGCTTGGATCGCTGACGGCATTTGGTCCGTTGTCGATGGATATGTATTTGCCTGGATTGCCGGTTGTGGCGGAGGATTTAAGTGCCTCTACGTCTCTAGTTCAGTTGAGTTTGACGGCTTGTTTAGTCGGCTTGGGTGCGGGACAATTAGTGTTTGGACCGATGAGTGATATTTACGGCAGACGAAAGCCGCTGGTCATTAATTTGCTAGTGTATGCGGCAGCTTCTGTGCTTTGTGCGTTCAGTGTCAACATTTGGGTGTTCATCTTCTTGCGTTTCGTTCAAGGGATGACGGGGGCTGCGGGAATTGTCATCGCGCGGGCTTGTGCACGTGATTTATACGTAGGGAAAGAATTGACGAAGTTTATGGCGCTGTTGTCGATTGTCAGCGGGGCCGCTCCCATTCTTGCGCCGATTGCAGGAGGAGTCGTGTTGAGCTTCACGTCTTGGCAGGTCGTTTTCTTCATTTTAGGCGGGATTGGGTTCGTTATGTTCTTGGCGACGTTGTGGTTCTTGCCGGATACATTGCCTGTCGAACAGCGTGCAGAGGCGGGTATGCTTTCAGTCGTCAAAACGTTTGGCAGTTTAGTGAAGGACCCGTGGTTTATAAGTATCGCGCTGACATCGGGCTTTATCATGTCCAGCATGTTCGCATATATCGCAGGGTCACCGTTCGTTTTGCAAAATATATACGGTGTCAATGCGCAGCAATTTTCTCTGTTCTTTGCGCTCAACGGCATCGGGATCATTATCGCGGCTCAGTTAACGGGGCGTTTGGCCGGGAGAATTGAGGAAGTGAAGTTTTTGCGGACGGGCGTGCTTCTGTCGTTTTCAGGCAGTATTTTATTGGCGCTGGTCGTCTGGAATGAATGGTCCTTACCGTTTATCGCGATTGCATTGTTCATGATCGTCTCGAGTGTCGGGATGGTTTCTACCGCTTCTTTTTCATTGGCGATGCAAAGCCAGGGGAAATCAGCAGGTAGCGCGGCTGCATTTCTAGGGTTATTGCCTTTTGTCGGTGGTGCCATTGTTTCTCCGCTAGTCGGTCTAGCCGGCGATCAATCTGCCGCGCCGCTCGCTATAGTCGTTTTCGTCTGTAGCAGTTGTGCGATTTTATTGTTCTTCTTTGTTATCAGAAAAGCTTCTAACCCTTTTTAATTCAAATTTTCTCATAAATAAGGCATGATAGAGAAAGAGTCTGATTACAATTTCGAGAGGTGGATGAAAATGGAATATCGTATAGAACATGACACGTTCGGAGAAATACAAGTACCTGCAGACAAATTATGGGGGGCGCAAACACAGCGTAGTAAGCAGAACTTCAAAATCGGTGGCGAACATATTCCGCTTGGTGTCATTCAAGCATTTGCCCATTTAAAGAAATCAGCAGCGATTGCGAGTCATTCATTCGGCAACTTATCGGAAGCGAAGATGAAAGCGATCAAAACTGCAGCTGAAGAAGTAATCGAAGGCAAGTGGGACGAGCATTTCCCGTTAGTCGTTTGGCAAACAGGAAGTGGTACACAATCCAATATGAATATGAACGAAGTGTTAGCAAATCGTGGCAATCAGCTGTTGGAAGAGTGGGGCGAGGAAGAGCGTCTGCACCCGAACGACGATGTCAATAAATCTCAGAGTTCGAATGACACATTCCCGACAGCGCTTCATGTAGCGGGTGTCATTGCGGTAGAGCGTGAAGTGTTGCCGGCAATCGATAAGCTGAAAAAGACATTGCATCAGAAATCCGAAGACTTTATGGACATTATCAAAATTGGCCGGACGCACTTGCAAGATGCGACTCCGTTGACATTGGGACAAGAAATCAGTGGCTGGCACCGAATGTTGGAAAAAACGCGCAGTATGCTTGAAATTAGTGTGGAATCAATGAAAGAGCTTGCGATCGGTGGAACGGCAGTCGGTACAGGACTCAATGCACCAGCAGGCTTCGGTGATAAAGTGGCAGAAGAAATTTCGAAGTCTGTCGGTATCGACTTCACTTCAGCGACAAATAAGTTCCACGCACTGACAAGTTACGATGAAGTCGTTTATACACACGGCGCGCTCAAAGCGTTGGCAGCAGATTTGATGAAAGTGGCGAATGACGTCCGTTGGCTGGCAAGTGGTCCACGCTCAGGAATCGGTGAAATTACGATTCCGGAAAACGAGCCGGGCAGTTCGATTATGCCAGGGAAAGTGAATCCGACACAAAGTGAAGCGTTGACGATGGTCGTGGCCCAAGTGATGGGGAATGATGCAACGATCGGTTTCGCAGCGAGTCAGGGGAACTTTGAGCTTAACGTCTTTAAGCCGGTTATCATTTACAACTTCCTGCAATCTGCCAAATTATTAGCAGACGGTATGATCAGTTTCAACGATAATTGTGCAGTCGGTATCGAGCCGAATCGTGAAGAGATTGACAATAAAGTAAAGAATTCATTGATGCTAGTGACAGCGTTAAATCCGTATATTGGCTATGAAAATGCAGCGAAAATTGCGAAGAAAGCCCATAAAGAAGGCACAACACTAAAAGAAGCCGCTTTGTCTACGGGTTTACTGACAGAAGAGCAGTTTGACGAATACGTAGACCCAAGCAAAATGACAGGAAATTAATAATTTGTCATAAGATTGTGCGCGTGTGTTCGCAATGAATCGAGTATACTGAAGTTATTACGTTCACACGAAGGAGTTTCAACTAGCTATGAATAAGAAAATACTTGCGGCATTGGCGGCGCTCACTTTGGCGTTGGCGGCTTGTGGAAATGGTGCGACGGAAAAACCCGAAGAAGTCGATCCTCAAGATGTACGTGCTGAAGCTGGTCATGATCATACAGAACATCTTCCGAATGGTGATTTGCAAGAAGTGACTGCTTCAGCGGATATTTTGCCATCGTTTTTAGATGATAAGCCTGAAGATATGCGTATGGTTTACCAAGTGGCAGGCAAAGCGACGGATATTTTGGAGTATATGCCTTGCTACTGCGGCTGTGGCGATAGCGCGGGCCATAAGAGTAACTTGAATTGCTTCCTGGACGAAGTGCGTGAAGACGGTTCCGTTGTCTGGGACGATCATGGCACACGCTGCTTGGTTTGTCTGGAGATTGCAGTGAAATCTGTGCAGATGAAGCAAGACGGCAAATCCATGAAAGAAATCCGCGATGCCATTGATGCGGAGTACGGCAATGGAAATTATGCAAAGCCAACAGATACACCAATGCCAGCTTAATCGCAACCAGTTCACCCCCCTTTCCTTTTTAGGAAAGGGGGTGTTTTCATTGAAGCATGTGTTGTCGCGCTCATAGGGTGAGTGTTTCCGCTCATAGCGTGTGTTGTCGCGCTCATAGGGAGAGTGTTTCCGCTCATAGCATGCGTTGTCGCGCTCATAGGGTGAGTGTTTCCGCTCATAGCACGCGTTGTCGCGCTCATAGGAAGAGTGTTTCCGCTCATAGCATGCGTTGTCGCGCTCATAGGGAGAGTGTTTCCGCTCATAGCATGCGTTGTCGCGCTCATAGGGTGAGTGTTTCCGCTCATAGCACGCGTTGTCGCGCTCATAGGGCGAGTGTTTCCGCTCATAGCATGCGTTGTCGCGCTCATAGGAGGAGTGTTTCCGCTCATAGCATGCGTTGTCGCGCTCATAGGAAGAGTGTTTCCGCTCATAGCATTCGTCGCGACGCTCATAGAAATCAACTCTCGCCACACATAACTCATTCAAATCTTCTCGTTTTATTGGAAAATGAAAAGGGTATGGTATAATTTAGTTAAATTAGGCAGGAGGGGATTCTGATGATACGATTTGTTGAGTTTGATGAACAATATTTGCCGCAGATGGCCGCGTTATTGGCGACTAGACATCAAGAAGAACGGAGACGCTTTCCATTTTTGCAACAGCGGTTTGAGGAAGTGGGGCAGGCGGAGCAGCGTTTGTGGGAAGAGATGCGTAAGCCGTATGTAGGCGGGTTGGTTACGTTGCGTGATGATGATGTTATAGGGTATTTGTTGTATGAATATCGTCAGGATGTGACGCGTGGCCGTACGGTATATGTCGGCTATCCTTCGTTTGTGATGCATGAAGACGAGCATCCGCGGTTGGCGCGTTTGATGTATACGGAGGTGGGAGCGGAGTGGATCCGCAATGGCTACTTTGAGCATGTGGTGGATGCGCCGGTTGGCAATGATGAGTTGATCTTGGAGTTGCTGGAACAGTCTTTCCGTTTTGAACAGCGGTTTGCTGCGTTGTCTTTGGAGAATTATCGAGCGCAACCGGGAGAGAATAGTCTCGTGAAAGTGAAGGAATTGAAGGCCGATGAACAGCAGATGTTGCGGAAGATGGCGCCTTGGAATAGTATGCATCAGGCAAAAGCGCCCGCGTGGAAGCCGATTACACAAGAGGCCTTGGATGCGGAGCGTGATATGTTGAGTGCTTACGAAGGCAAGGAAGGAACGCGTAGCTGGGTGGCGGAGCAAGATGACGCGCCTGTTGCTTTCCATTTATTCACAACGGCTGATGCTAGACATGCGATGACTACACCTGATCAGGCGGCGGTTCTTGTGCAGGCGGCGACGAATATTGAGTTGCGTGGACAAGGAATCGGGAAGTCGATTGCGAATCATAGTTTTACTCAAATGAAAAAAGCTGGCTATGAATATCTGATGACGGACTGGTATACAGCGAATCATTTAGCATCATATTTCTGGCCGAAACTTGGATTCCGTTCATATATGATCCGCATGGCGCGTTCAGTAGATGCACGCATTGCCTGGGCGGATGGGCAATGACTGGGGCGAAGTTTGTAGCATCGTGGAGTGGAGGCAAAGATTCAGCACTTGCTACATATCGGGCAATCCGAGAAGGTAACGTACTCGCGATGCTATGGACGATGTTTGATAAAGACCAGCCCCATTCAAAGTCCCATGCCTTGCCTCTTGAAATCATTCAAGCACAAGCGAAACAACTTGATGTGCCGTTGATGATTCGGAAAGCCGATTGGGCGGGCTATGAAGGACAGTTTATGGATGCGATGCGTGTGTGCAAAGCGCATGGGATTCCACAGGCGATTTTTGGCGATATCGATTTGGAAGATCATCTGTTATGGGTGCAGTCGATGTGCGCAAAAGTTGGAATGGAAGCTGTTCATCCGTTGTGGCAAGAGTCTCGCCGATCGTTGCTGGAGGAATTTGTGCGAGAAGGGTTCGAGGCGTATATAGTGGTCGTTCACACGGAGAAGATGCCTGCTGAATTTCTAGGCAGACGCTTTACGATCGAATTAATGGATGAACTTGAAGCGCTCGACATTGATAGTTGTGGCGAATCGGGTGAGTTTCATACGGTCGTAGTCGATGGGCCGATTTTCAAGGAACGTATTCCGATTCAAATGGGAGACGAAGTTGAAAAGGACAGCTATGTATTTTTGACATGTGGACTGGAAAAAGACACTTCTGTAGACTGAAATCAGTCGCGGAAGTGTCTTTCTGTTATTCGGTTTTTGCGTCAAGTAGTAATCCGCCTTTGCCTTTTAGGTACAGATCCATTCCTTCAGCCGCCCGGTATGCGACGGCTCCAATTGTTCCGGTAGGATTGTAGTTGGAAAAGTGGGGGAAAGAAGAACCGCCGACGACGAAAAGGTTGTCCATCGTCCATAGTTGTGAGTAATTATTAACTGCAGATGTTGCTGGATTGCTTCCCATAATCACGCCGCCACCATAATGTCCGGAAGTGTACGCATGAGGAAAATCTTCAGCGACGTTGCCAGGTTCTATAATGTCTGCGCCCATTTGTTCGAGAAGTTCGATACCTTTTTCGATACCGAACGCTGCCAGCTTGCGGTCTTGGTCTGTATATTTACGAGTGACACGAAGCAAAGGATCGCCGAATGCGTCTTTGTACGTCGGATCCAAGTCATAATAATTATGAGAGCTCGGCAAAGCGGCTTTTTGTAGACGGATGATCATGTGGCGGTTCGTATAGTGCAATGACTTGTCTTTGAACTCTTTGCCCCACGTCGGGGTACCTTTAGGGACGGGATTCGATGTGATCGGTCGCTGTCCAACAGATGTGGTTTCAATATCAAGTCCATGAATGAAGTCTACATCTTGATGGTCAAAATTATCTGCACAATAATCCGCATAGCACGTTTGTAATGAACCAGCACCTGCGAAGTTATTAAATTTCTTATCTTCGAAATAGCCCATCACACCGATAATATCGATATTATTGTCATGACCGGTCATGTTTTTGCCGATGACCCCTTTGCCGGTCTTCGGATTATACGGCTCGCCGATTTCCGACAACAGCAATAAGCGGTTATTCGTGAACGCAAAGCCCGCTAGCACAACGATATCCGCGGGTTGTTCGCATACTTCTCCTGTTTTCATATCGATGTACTGTAGTCCAGTAGCTTTCTTGCCATCATGAATTACACGCGTTACGTACGATTCGTTTCGAAGTTCGTACTTGCCGGTCTTTTTGGCAGTTTCTAGCACAGTCACCAATGGATCGGATTTTGCACCGAAATCACAGCCATACAATGCACAATACGAACAATACATGCAGGCATTCAACGTTTCACCGTCGGGATTAGTATATTGTTGTGAAAGATTGCCTGCAGGTGACATGTACGGGTGATAGCCAAGTTCCGTTGCGGCTTTTTGAAATAACCGAATTTGTGCATTTTTCTTTAGTGGCGGATTGGGATAGGCATCGGATCGTTCGGGCCCTAATGGATTATCCTCACCTGAAATGCCAGCCATTTTTTCGAATTTGTCATAATACGGTTCCAGTTCATCGTACGTGATGCCCCAATCTTGCAATGTCATCTCTTTTGGAATTTTTTCTTTGCCGTACTTTTTCACCGTTTGGCTATATATTTCAAAATCATACGGATACCATCGATACGTGATGCCGTTCCAGTGCATCGAACTCCCACCAGTATCTGTTCCTACAGCGAGGGCGCTATTATTTCGGACAGGTTTCGCGACTTCGTCCAACTCATTCCTTGATGTGAGTGTTTCGATCGCTAAATCCTGCATTAACGCAAATCGTCGGGAATAGCGCAGTTCGTCTTTAGAGCCGATGAAATCTTCACGAGTTTTTTCCTTTCCTCGTTCCAATGCTACGACGGTATACCCTTTTTTCGTAAGTTCAGCAGCAGGGATTCCTCCAGACCAGCCACTGCCGACAATGACGACATCCACTTTTCCTAGTTTTTTCACCATTTTTTCATCCCCCTGACGTTATGATTTTCTTTGGTAATCTGTCAAACTGATAGGTTCCATTTTAACGAACTCATCGCTTTCAATAATGCTAGCGTAGGAAGGGACGGGTCCGGGAAATTCTTTCATCCTCCAACCATCCATATTCCGATTGCCTCCGTAGAGAGGGTCTGCGTAGGCTCCTTCAATGACTGTCATGCGCAATAATTGAAAGAAGCTGGCGGAACTGACACCGTTTAATGGAACTTTGTCTTGCTCGAAGTCTGTCAAAATGGCGATTTGTTGTTCTTCATCTATTTTTTCGAATGTCGCGTCGTATCGTTCTTGGCTCAGTTCATTCATTTTGCGTAAAGCATTGAGAAATAGGTCGCCTCTCGTCAATCGGGAGTTTACAGCTTGTGCATCCGCTCCGTCAAAAGGAGCTTGTCTGTAATCTTTGACGTTCGAGCCCCAAGATCCTGCCAATTGTTTATCGATAAAATATGCAACGCCTAGTTCGATGGCGCCGGGTCCGTTATGATCTTTCGGATAGATCCGTTCCGATGCTTGTTCAAGTACGACGAAGTCTGTATATCTGGTGAAAAATGTTCTAGCTTCGGTCACATCTCGTTTCGTAGAGTCGTCTTTCGTCACAGTGGATGGCTCTGATTGCAATTTGTTTGAGAATAATCCTCCAAGCAGTGAACCTCCTGCGACACCGCCTATGACGAGTCCAGTGTTTTTCATAAAACGACGTCTGCTTGGATCGTGGTTTTGATCGTTATTATGTGGTGGTTTGTTGTGATCCATTGCTGTCACCCTCCTTGTATAGATATAAGTAGTAGTGTTAGAAGATAAATAAACTGTATATTCGGATTATTATATCATCTATAAAAGTAATTTGTCATCTTGCAATCTACTGTTGCTTAGTATGGCTATTTTAAAATGTTTTATTCACCAGTATATAGAATGCTTGAAAGGGTAGCTTCTTTTCCTATCATTGGTGGAAATACACATCGGCCTGATCCGAACATGACCTAGTGACGCCTGATAGAAGACTGTTCATCGGATCGATATTTGACGGTACAGGAAAAGTGCTCGCAGATCCCGCAAAAGAAACACTAAAACAAGTGGAAATGAAGGAATCCAGCAACGAATTTTCGTGCATAGAGTGAAAATGGTAAAATGCATAGAAAACGGAGAAGGAATAAGGTGTTTTGTGCTACAGTAGATTATAAGATAACAACTACTTAGGCAATTGAATCAATGGTGGAAAATCTAATAGAAAAGAGATTACGAGGTGATTGCTTTGTTGAAGAGAAACTTCACATTCGCCCTACTATTTTTTGTATTGATAACTGCTTGGAAATGGGTTTCTACTTCTGAAATTCAGTGGCTGGAGAATATAATGTTAACTATTGGAATTACGCTAGTCACTGCGTTTATAGACTGGGCAAGTAAACCTTATCAGTATAAAAAGAGCAATGACTAGTTTAATGAAAGGTGGAGAAATATGTATATTCCAAATCAGTTTAAGGTTCATGACGCAGAAGAAATCCGAGAGTTTATTCAGCAGAACTCCTTTGCGACACTCATTACTACGAAAAAAGGAACACCTATCGCAACCCATTTGCCGATGCAACTAGTGAAAGAAGAGGATCATTACTATATAACTGGTCACATGGCTTACGGCAATCCCCAGTGGCGGACATTCGTCGATTCTGCAGATACTTTGGTAATATTCCAAGGACCGCATGCCTACATCTCCCCTTCTTGGTATGAACAAGAAAATGTCCCGACCTGGAACTATCAGGCTGTCCACGTCTACGGAAAGGCAACTATAGTGTCAGAAGAGGAACTGATCAAAGACCTTGCCCTCCTGCTGGAAAAATACGAGGGAAATCGAAAAAATCCTGTTTTATGGGATACGCTTTCTCCATCGCTTCTGGAAAAGGAACTAACAGGCATTGTCGGCCTCAAAATTCAAGTAGATGAAATGCAGGCTGCTTATAAGATGAGCCAAAATCGAAATGCGACAGATTATCAAAGCATCGTCGATCACTTACAGCATGAGGAGGGTCCAACCGCAAAACAGATGGCTGCTCAGATGGACAAACGAGCAAACGATCAGTAATCGGTGGGATGTTATTTTCATGTACTATAGGAAAAATATCATTGATGTAACGAGAGTATGTATAGGGTTCGTTTAACAATTGGGCTAAATTGAGAAGTAACGGATAATTGTGGTGAGGTTTTGAAACGTCTTATTATAGGGGCTTTGGTTATAGCGGTTGTTCTATTGTTTATGTTTTTCTTACTAACCGGTGCATAAAAAATTGTGTATGAACAGAATCGAGTGCAATAACAGCAGAAGGTTAGTGTCTCAATCAGGCCAGATTGTCAAACATACAGAAAATAACGAGCTTGTTTATCCAAAAAAAATTTTTTGGAAATGAGATGCTCTTGACGGGGGATTGTAGAGTTAGTGTAGTCGTTAGGATTCTCCCGAGAGAATCCTTGAGTTTGTGTCGGGAAGTCAGTTGGTGTTCGTCCAGAAGTTGGAGTAGTGCAGTAGACGATGGAACAAATTACATGACGTGGATAATAGAAAAAGTGGTAAATAACGAAACGCACGAGCGTGCAATACGCTGTGCGTTTTTTTGTATACATTAATAAAAGTTTGAAACTATTTCTCGAATTTACCGTCTGTACAGCAACCTATGAAAGAACGATGGAAAGGAAGATGAAAAATGAGAAAACTATGGATCGCGTTTGGATTATTGCTACTCCTCGTCGTTCATCCGATATCTAACGTAGCCGCAAGCATTCAACGGTTTCCGGATGTCCCTTCAACAAAACACTTTGCGGAAGCGGTCAATGAGTTGGCGAAACGTCGCGTCATTGGTGGGTATCCGGACGGTATGTTCAAACCGAGCAACCCTATCACGCGTGGGCAAGCGGCTGCGATCATTGTCAAGATGATCAGACTAGAAACGACGAATGTCAAAGAGCCTAAATTTACAGACGTTACGAAGGCAAACGGCTATTACCAAGCGATTGCAGCACTAGCAGAAAAAGGTGTCATCAACGGCTATGGCGATGGACGTTTTGGCCCGAATGATTCGATTACACGTGCGCAAATGGCTTCGATCCTTGTCAAAGCGTTTGATTTGCCATTGTATCGTGATCCGGATTATGGATTTAAAGATGTCGTGCATAAAAATAGTCACCGCGACGGCATTTATAGTTTATATCAGCTTGGGCTCACTACGGGAACGTCTCCTACGACATTTAGTCCGAACGCTTCCATTACGAGAGGGCAAGCGGCGAAGTTATTGAAAGCTGCGGAAGATGTAAAGCCCGGTATCGTGACGCTTTATGCGAAAGACTATCAATGGAAGAGGTTCGCGGACGTCAGCAAAGCGACTTCGGATATAGTTGATATTGTGCCTGGTAGCGAGATGCCGAGCCAACCGAATCTTATGACGAAAATTCATCTAGTTCCGAAGAAGGAAGGCACGGCGACACTGCATTTTTCTACATTTGCTGATGCCAGCCGACCTGAGCATAAAAATTACAGGAAATACTATGTTCATGTGAAAAAAGTGGATGATGAATGGAACATTTCATTGGAAGAGACGGATGATATCTATTCGACACCCGTACAACTTTGGCTTGATGATGCTAGAACAGAGACGAATGAAGCGTTAACCCGTGCGAAATCCATCACGCTTTCCACGGCGGAAGGAAAATTGGTGAACGATCACGTAGAGTTCAAGCCATGTACAAATACGACACTGCAATATTGCTCGACGATTTCAATCGA encodes:
- a CDS encoding S-layer homology domain-containing protein; its protein translation is MRKLWIAFGLLLLLVVHPISNVAASIQRFPDVPSTKHFAEAVNELAKRRVIGGYPDGMFKPSNPITRGQAAAIIVKMIRLETTNVKEPKFTDVTKANGYYQAIAALAEKGVINGYGDGRFGPNDSITRAQMASILVKAFDLPLYRDPDYGFKDVVHKNSHRDGIYSLYQLGLTTGTSPTTFSPNASITRGQAAKLLKAAEDVKPGIVTLYAKDYQWKRFADVSKATSDIVDIVPGSEMPSQPNLMTKIHLVPKKEGTATLHFSTFADASRPEHKNYRKYYVHVKKVDDEWNISLEETDDIYSTPVQLWLDDARTETNEALTRAKSITLSTAEGKLVNDHVEFKPCTNTTLQYCSTISIDQPGTFIATVRYMDDKEVRYWLTSTEQLDKFYYFVHVTPIKTSEVVKVWEGAQLGQHVLPKGSEQIATVTRDKGTNTFRITPKKAGEFFIDFPESKVAPGSHRIYYGITVRVSTLGPYLHVSAIVSEEDDMVFD